ctttatagatatattttatggatgtgtctctttatatatgtatttaaaatatattaattattagacacatctactaacacacttccatgaaacacaaatataaataaaagttgtcaaataatatgttggtacccaaTACTTTTCCAAATCTTAATTTAATTACGGATAGACTGCTTTGGTTTGGTTGTTCCATAATTTGCATGGTTCGGTAAATTAACTTGGatgtaatgaaaaaaaaaaaaaggtagcaATTTGGATTGGAAGAAAAACAAGTGAGTGTAGGTGAAGAGTGTCATAGAGTGGTGACCACATAGTACATTAGAAAGAAAGGGTTCATAGCAATTACAATTAGCATGgtgatgatgttgatgatgaattgatgatgaagGAGCGAGAGAAGACGGAAAAAAAAATGGTTGGTAGCCTTTAGTCTCACAGCTTTGATTGGGTCCCTCACACATTCAatgctcttcttttctttctgaaCCCATTTTCCCAATTTCACCCTAATTCtcccaaattttttttctctctctaattcaTTCATTCGTTGTCCTTCAAACCTCTGATTCATTCATTCACTTCTCTTGTCCCATCTTAATCAACAGAGCTCCTGATatctcactcactcactctctcTCACTCACACTCTTTTTAATTCTCTTCCATTCGTTTTGTGATTTCTCAAACAATGGATATAGAAGGCTCAGGTGAACCTGCACCTGCACCTTCACCGCACCGTGTTCTTCTCATTTCCGCTGGTGCCAGCCACACCGTTGCTCTTCTCTGTAAGATCACTTCACTCTCTTCTGTTTCTCAACAATCTTTCTTTTGGGTACTATGAAATGTAATCAAGTTTGCATCTTTGGTGAAAAAACTTGACACCCCTTAACATAGTAGCAACTAGCAAGAGTAATGATATGTACAAAGGAAGAGGCTGATATAATTAATGTTTTTGAAATTAGTAATATTTCCTATTTAAGTAAGAGACTTATGGagtgattaattaattaagaggGAAAATCATTTCTTGTAAAGCACATGATTTTAGAATCATTCTTAAACATCCTTCAAAGACTGaaagaagttaaaaaataataaaaaagtaatcaGTTCTTTCCTAATATAATCtcataaaatattgaaaaagtaCTGGAGACCCCATTAATATGGCAAATGTTTTTTAACGCCACTCTTCTCTGCCCTTTTGTtaaattgtctttttttttttggtgtgttGCGGTTGGTTGATTGATTCTGATCTGATGCTGCTGTtgacctttttttttaaaatataatttactttttttttttccatagctGAGAATGTTGTTTGCTCTTGGGGAAGAGGAGAGGATGGGCAATTAGGACATGGTGACTCTGAGGATAGGCTTTGGCCTACACAGCTCAGTGCATTGGATGGCCAAGAAATAACCTCTATTATATGTGGAGCTGATCATACTATTGCATATTCAAAGTCTCAAGGGGAAGTGTATAGTTGGGGATGGTTTGTTCTAAATCTCTaagcttttatttatttatttatttttgttgaaagtTAACTCCCCCCTTAATGTTTTTTGGTATATTTGACACTCTTGTACTTGGCAATTTGAAGCCGGACCGAGCAAGTTTATCTGTATACTAATGTAGTGTTAAATTTGGGTTCAATTAGGTGATTTGATGGTACTTATCATTAGCCATTATAGGAGTTTCAGTTCATTACAAAAGGTGTTTCAGGACAAAAGATAGAGACACTGAATAGAGCCAATAAAGATAATTTGCGTTTTTATTCATTTCTCCACTGTCTCTAATTCTTGAATGGGTGGAAATGGGTTAGACTTTGTCAAAAGACTAACATTTATATGTCCTCTTCTCCAAACAAGTTTCTGTCTTTCAATGTCTTATTTTTGTTCTAAGACAATTACCAAGCACGAGTTTTGTTGCTTGAGAACTTTCTATATTACATCTAGACACTTAGTTCTAACTAATATGTCGGGGTTTTTGAAGAGGAGGATATCAGGATTAACTATCAGTGTTCTTTCTTTGGCTATCTCAGCTCTCGTCCTTATCTATCTAGATGTTTAGGACTAGCATTTGTCATTTTCTTTGTCTTCTGATTAACGAACACTTTTTCTATTGTACGTATGAATGGCAAGTTCGGGTTTGATTTATGTGGCAGTAGATACTGGACGTCTTATGTTGGATTGTGTGTAACTAATCATGCAGATTTTTTATCGCCATGCTTTTCCTGAAACATCTTCATTCACATATAAAAAAGTGATTTAAGTTCTGTTTTTTCAGGGGTGACTTTGGAAGGTTAGGTCATGGTAATTCCAGTGACTTGTTTATTCCTCATCCGATTACAGCATTACGAGGTCACAAGATAAAGCAAATTGCTTGTGGCGATAGCCATTGTTTGGCAGTTACTATGGAAGGGGAGGTGCAGAGGTTTGTAGTTCCTAAGCATTCACTATTCTGACTTTTCTAAACTTCCTCTAACGAATTACTGTTCTTGCATCGTTAAAGATTGAGATGCTAAATTGACTTAATATTATAGAAAGTAGAAACTGATAATGTAATCTTGGAGATTTGTAAACTAAACTAATTCTTGGACCTGATATTTTAATGTCAATATTTCATCTCCTTTTCTTTGTTTGCCAAAAGAAGAGTTGAAGTGGATCTTTGACACTGGAAGGGAAGGAGATTGCTTTGATTTAGATCACTTGTCTTCACTGGACATTATCTTATAATGATTTTGTTAAAAAAACTCAATACTccattttttaattagttttactaCCTTGGCCATTGTTCTTGTGTCTAGTTTTCTTTCAACACTCTTACAACCTAAACTTCAATTTGCAATGGACACTCAATTTTAAAGGTATCAATGTATATAGAAATTGTTAttgctttattattattaaaaaaataaagagtaaatggtcaaattcgtccctgaaagatcacTACTTCTCTAAATTGGTCCccgaaagattttttttaatcaaattcgtctttCAAAGATTTTAAGTTAGTCACATTAGTCATTCCATTGCTAACAGCGTCAAAATTTGCGGATGTGGCACGTTAAGTGGCACCACACTGACCACAGCACACACTTGGCAGTCCTAATTGGCGGCTAACATGATAAGTTTATGCAATTAGATTAAATCAACCCCAAGTTGAGGGGGACTTTAAGGCATTGAAATCTCTCAATTTggattgatttgatttagttTCATAAATTTAGCAGCCAATTAGAACTGTTAGGTGTGTATTATGGTGTCACTTAATGTATTATATCAGCAAACTTTGTCGCCATGAGCTGCGGAAGTGATGGAAGGACTAATGTGACCAACTTAAAATATTTCAAggacaaattttattaattttttttgatgatcaatttgaagaatGGGTGATCTTTCAAGGACGAATTTTGACGCTttactcaaaaaataaataatggaaGAGAAGGAGAGCCTTGGAGAAACGGTTGGATTGTTCTGTGTGACTTCAAGGTTATAGATTCAAATCGTAGAATCAGCCACTGATGCATGTAACAGGTTAGGCTATTTGCATTATATTCTTTGAGCACGGCCCTTCTCCGGACCTTGCATAATGCTGGATGCATTGCATCGGGCTGCCTCCTTTTTTTACTGTAAGGGTCAAGGGGCCCTTCATTTATTGTTTGTTAACATACTCCTTGATGGAAGTGTTACTCCTGTATGTTAGTTGTTTCATTTGAAATTTATCTGAATTTGTCCTTTGTACAttttctcctctatttcttctcatTGAAGTTGGGGACGGAATCAAAATGGTCAACTTGGACTTGGCACCACAGAAGACTCTCTTGTGCCACAAAAGATTCAAACATTTCAGGTATTCTTTTAGCATTCATCGAAGTTTTCTATGATAAATAATACTTGATTGAATCTGAATACAGGATGAAAGTTACTTTTACCATTTACATTATCAATCTCAACAATTTTTAGGACAAAAATCCATTCCCCTCTCCTCCGTCCTTGTTTTTATTTAGTAGCGAAAGAAAGTGAGAATATTACATACCTTATTTGATCTACATTAAATGTTATATTTGAAATTCTCTCTCACCTGTGTAATATTCTCTCTTATTTTAACActgataaaaaaattacaaaattacctAGTATGGTGTGTCCATGTAGATTTAGAAGAAAAAAGAGGTGGGTTTTGTCTAAAATAAAATGCAGAGTTTTGCAATAGCATATGATGGATTCAATAATTTAGCTTGGTAGTTGAgctctttcaatttcatttactttCAATTTGCtatgaaagaaaagaagatagatTTCATTGATCAATCCTCATTGGTATTGACCATCACATAACTGGTAAATATATTATTCCATTAATTGGACACTGAACATAAATTCATAGTatgtatcaaaataattattacaTTAATTATTCATGCACTCGTAATATTTTATTGTTGTAGGGAGTACCTATCAAAATGGTTGCTGCTGGGGCAGAACATAGTGTAGCCATTACTGAAGATGGAGAACTATATGGTTGGGGTTGGGGCCGATATGGAAATTTGGGATTGGGGGACAGAAATGATCGCCTGATCCCTGAAAAAGTTTCTGATGCTGATGTAAGTCTCAAACTGTTTTCTTCTTACTTTTACAGATTAGACAGTGACTATATCAATTGAATTTGAAAGACATGCAACCTCTTTGTTGCCTGATTTACTAGAAAGTTTGATTTTCTTGTTACATTAAGTCTTTAACTATCCAGTGCCCCTTGGGCATTGGTTAAGGATTTAAAAGAAGGGTTATCTTGGAGATTCAAAATATTTGAACTTTTAATGCATTGAATAAAGTATAAGCTTGAAAGTTTACTCCTTTTGGTATCTTTAACTTGCCCCGTAAGCAAAACACTTACTTTAATGGAAGCCATTTCAAGGTATTATTAACTTCTGATTTCTGTGTGTCATAACTGTCAACATCCATACACTTCATTAAGATATTTTAAGTCATTGTTGTGCATCCATACTAATGATGAGATATTTTCTCTATCATGGCCTCTGTTGCCGGATGCTTGCTTGTTTAAAGTTGCAATCCGAAAAGATGATCATGGTTGCTTGCGGCTGGCGGCATACTATATGTGTTGCATCCTCTGGTGGATTATACACATACGGGTGGAGCAAATATGGCCAGCTTGGACATGGAGACAACGAGGATCATCTTGTGCCTCACAAGCTTCAATCCATGAGTGACATGACAATTTGTCAGGTGGTCCTTCAATTTTATGCTAAGTTTATATCTCTATGATAAGGTCTATGCATCAGATTTTCAGCTTTTTCGCCTATCCAAATGCAAATTGAAGTTacaagtttggatctttctgatCTGGGGACCATTTAAGTTTGCATCTTTGTGAAGATTCTCATCTGTCTGCTTCTGTTGACTTTTAATTTTAACACGATGCATGCCAACAACACTAAGCAAACCAACACCGATTGGGGTGCTGCATCTATGACTCAATGCCAATTTAGGTCAGCAAAGAGTGGCATTTTGACTATGGTTGAATGTCTCCCTGAACTTTGCTTTGACTTCTTTCAGGTTTCAGGTGGTTGGAGGCATAGCATGGCACTCACCTGTAGTGGAATACTTTACGGATGGGGCTGGAATAAGGTTTGTATAATATCAACATGAAATACATGTTGACTTGTGAACAACAGATGATAACAATCTGATCGATAAAGAATGCACATGAACTTGTGCCGAGAACTAACTATGCATTAGTTTTCAAAGAAATGATTTAATGCAAGACTTCTATTCATTATCGATACCATTACAAGTTGTTCAATTGTATGCCGCTTGTTTGGAAAACTTTTACCTATTTCTCTATCAATGGCAGTTTGGACAAGTTGGAGTTGGGGATAACGCTGATCGCTGCTCTCCTGTGCAAGTGAAGTTCCCCGAAGATCAGGTAATTTGAAGTGCAACACAATGACTTTTTGTGTGCGTGTGGAACTTTTCGACTATATCCAAGTATTCTTCAAAGGATGACCAATGTTGTTAATTTACTCTTCGTTCTGCATGTGTTTATTTGATTTGACAGAAAGTAATTCAGATCTCATGTGGGTGGAGACACACAATTGCTGTTACTGAAAGACAAAACGTATATTCTTGGGGACGAGGCACAAATGGCCAACTTGGTCACGGGGAAACCGTTGACCGGTAATTGCATGTTTCATCCTGAATAAATTTCGTTCAGACTGTTTAGGAGACATTCACTTTTATGTTATTGATTTATCTCTTTAAGTAATGGTTGAATCTAGTTATTAGTCTTTGGTTCATCATTCAATTTTTGGTACATGCAGGAATTCTCCGAAGATTATTGAGGCATTGAGTGTTGAGGGATCTTCTGGGCAGAATATTGCATCCTCGAATACCGATCCACTATCAGGTGCTTTATTCTGTGTATCAGTGAtattctcctttgttttcgagcTGGTGTTGATATTATGCAATTCAATAGAGTAACTTAGAGTCGTATATTTAAGTTTTATTCTTTTGCTATTTTGTTTATACTTTTGGCATCATGGCTGATGGTTTATGTTTTCGTGTTTCCCATAAACAGGGAAACATTTTGCATCGCTATCCGAGAGATATGCGGTTGTTCCCGATGAAAATGTAAGTATATTTGCTATGGCAATAACCACATGATTTGTTAATACTTCATTGAAGGACTAAAGGTTGACGCAAAATATGTTTGGAAATacttcaaatcttttctttataGACTAAGGAATCTAGAAATTATtaaatgaaaatatagaaaaaatgtTTCGTCATGTGAGAACTGTCTGTGTTCTAAGAAGTTTAGGGTCTGTTTGgtttatgcttttattttctgtttggtATAGTGTTTACTGTTTCACTTTtcttcatgaaaatttgaaaatagaaaaggttgaaaatgaaaacagagatTTTTTAAAACGAAATAGAcccttaggctgcgtttgtttctaaGAACAAGACAA
This region of Arachis hypogaea cultivar Tifrunner chromosome 8, arahy.Tifrunner.gnm2.J5K5, whole genome shotgun sequence genomic DNA includes:
- the LOC112707959 gene encoding ultraviolet-B receptor UVR8, coding for MDIEGSGEPAPAPSPHRVLLISAGASHTVALLSENVVCSWGRGEDGQLGHGDSEDRLWPTQLSALDGQEITSIICGADHTIAYSKSQGEVYSWGWGDFGRLGHGNSSDLFIPHPITALRGHKIKQIACGDSHCLAVTMEGEVQSWGRNQNGQLGLGTTEDSLVPQKIQTFQGVPIKMVAAGAEHSVAITEDGELYGWGWGRYGNLGLGDRNDRLIPEKVSDADLQSEKMIMVACGWRHTICVASSGGLYTYGWSKYGQLGHGDNEDHLVPHKLQSMSDMTICQVSGGWRHSMALTCSGILYGWGWNKFGQVGVGDNADRCSPVQVKFPEDQKVIQISCGWRHTIAVTERQNVYSWGRGTNGQLGHGETVDRNSPKIIEALSVEGSSGQNIASSNTDPLSGKHFASLSERYAVVPDENVSGQTSGLVRGDRLDMSVPESDVKRIRV